A portion of the Liberibacter crescens BT-1 genome contains these proteins:
- a CDS encoding DEAD/DEAH box helicase, with the protein MKFSDLGLSLKVISSIVDSGYVNPTLIQEKAIPLILQGHDVLGLAQTGTGKTASFVLPMLTILEESRARARMPLALILEPTRELAAQVADSFEKYGKNHKLNVALLIGGVSFEEQNRKLERGVDVLICTPGRMLDHFERGKLLMSGIKILVIDEADRMLDMGFIPDIENIVRIISSTRQTLLFSATMSLELQKISKNFLRNPKTIEVNPSSSAAKTVKHWFVAAHSESYQKRVVLRKLIRSQDDLKNAIIFCNQKKDVTSLFRSLNHHGFSVCAIHGDMNQRMRMKILDNFKEGTIQLMVASDIAARGLDIHDVGHVFNFDVPIHAEDYIHRIGRTGRAGRHGKAFTLVTHKDIKYSDVIEKLINEKIEWLNGDLSTLIMPSDSEKNTPKNIFSKKKNNIHESSQKNHLENSKIEASNVQNISSRKKYKNENKQKSDIFYQKNEDTPLGFGSDIPAFMLIVPKN; encoded by the coding sequence ATGAAGTTTTCTGATCTTGGTTTAAGTCTTAAAGTTATTAGTTCTATTGTTGATTCAGGGTATGTTAATCCTACTCTTATTCAAGAAAAGGCTATTCCTTTGATATTACAAGGTCATGATGTTCTAGGGTTAGCACAAACAGGTACTGGCAAGACAGCATCTTTTGTTCTTCCTATGTTAACTATCCTTGAAGAATCGCGTGCACGTGCACGGATGCCACTTGCTCTTATATTAGAACCAACTCGAGAACTCGCTGCACAAGTCGCGGACAGTTTTGAAAAATATGGAAAAAATCATAAGCTAAATGTCGCATTACTAATCGGAGGTGTGTCCTTTGAAGAGCAAAACCGTAAATTAGAAAGAGGTGTTGATGTTCTAATATGTACGCCAGGACGAATGCTTGACCATTTCGAGCGTGGAAAACTGCTTATGAGTGGTATTAAAATACTCGTTATAGATGAAGCAGATCGAATGCTTGATATGGGCTTTATTCCTGATATTGAAAATATTGTTAGAATTATATCATCTACACGACAAACTCTTTTATTTTCAGCCACAATGTCTCTAGAGCTGCAAAAAATTTCTAAAAATTTTTTAAGAAATCCAAAAACAATTGAGGTTAATCCTTCTTCATCTGCTGCCAAAACTGTAAAACACTGGTTTGTTGCTGCACATTCAGAATCTTATCAAAAAAGAGTTGTATTACGCAAACTAATACGCTCTCAAGATGATCTAAAAAATGCAATTATATTCTGCAATCAAAAAAAAGATGTCACAAGTCTCTTCCGTTCCCTTAATCATCATGGATTTTCAGTATGTGCTATTCATGGAGATATGAATCAAAGAATGCGTATGAAAATACTGGATAACTTTAAAGAAGGAACTATCCAGCTTATGGTGGCTTCTGATATAGCAGCTCGTGGCCTTGATATTCATGATGTAGGACATGTTTTTAATTTTGATGTTCCAATTCATGCTGAAGATTATATTCATCGGATTGGGCGTACAGGACGAGCAGGACGCCATGGTAAAGCATTTACTCTTGTAACACATAAAGATATAAAATATTCTGATGTAATTGAAAAATTAATAAACGAAAAAATTGAATGGTTAAATGGTGATCTATCAACCCTTATAATGCCTTCAGATTCAGAAAAAAACACTCCTAAAAATATATTTTCAAAAAAGAAAAATAATATACATGAAAGCTCTCAGAAAAATCACTTAGAAAATTCAAAAATTGAAGCAAGTAATGTACAAAATATCTCATCAAGAAAAAAATATAAAAACGAAAATAAGCAAAAAAGTGATATTTTTTATCAAAAAAACGAAGACACACCTTTAGGTTTTGGAAGTGATATTCCTGCATTCATGTTAATTGTTCCTAAAAATTGA
- the nth gene encoding endonuclease III: MKSSFPKANLKCVYSQEDLNEIFQRFSIKWPNPKGELYYTNSFTLVIAVMLSAQATDISVNKITPVLFSAADTPQKMLQLGEDKIRNYIKTIGLYHTKTKNIINLSKKIIEDFNSEVPKTREKLMSLPGVGRKTANVVLSTAFGIKTIAVDTHVFRISNRINLAKGKTPEKVEEKLMHIVPEKYIYHAHNWLVLHGRYICKARKPNCKSCIIADICKSPENVSTLLT; encoded by the coding sequence TTGAAGTCATCCTTTCCAAAAGCTAATCTCAAATGCGTATATAGTCAGGAAGATTTAAACGAAATATTCCAGCGCTTCTCTATAAAATGGCCAAATCCAAAAGGAGAGCTTTATTATACCAATTCTTTTACTCTTGTTATTGCAGTAATGCTTTCAGCACAGGCTACAGATATAAGTGTTAATAAAATAACACCTGTACTATTCAGTGCTGCTGACACACCTCAAAAAATGCTACAACTTGGTGAAGATAAAATACGTAACTACATAAAAACTATTGGTCTTTATCATACAAAGACAAAAAATATTATTAATTTATCAAAAAAAATAATTGAAGACTTTAACAGCGAAGTACCTAAAACAAGAGAAAAACTGATGTCCTTGCCTGGTGTTGGACGAAAAACAGCCAATGTTGTTTTATCGACAGCCTTTGGAATTAAAACTATTGCTGTAGACACTCATGTCTTTCGTATTTCTAACAGAATTAATCTTGCAAAAGGAAAAACTCCTGAAAAAGTTGAAGAAAAACTGATGCATATTGTTCCTGAAAAATACATATACCATGCACATAACTGGCTTGTTTTACATGGACGTTATATTTGTAAAGCCCGCAAACCAAATTGCAAGTCTTGTATCATTGCAGATATATGCAAATCTCCAGAGAATGTATCAACACTATTAACATAA